CGACGGGCCTGCTGGCCGCCGTACTGGAGACGACGCTGTACTGGGCCGAACGCGGGCAGCGGGACGACCTGGTGGGCCTCATCGACCGGATGCTGCGGACGTTCGAGGGGGGCCTCACCCGCATCGACGGCTGAGACCCCCTCGCGTGAGCACCCCTCTCGCCCGTACCCGCTAGTGGTGCGGTTTCCGGGCGGGCGGCTGCGCGGCCCGGGGCTTGCTCAGGACCGGCTTCGTCCCCGGCACCCACCCCCTGAAGTCGCCCTTCCCGCACGCGACCCCGTCGCCGTCGCGGTCCAGACCGTGCCGGTCGCGCCGCGCTTCCAGCGGCCCGTATCCCTTGGACTTCAGCCACTCGCACCGGTCGGCGACCGGCGGCGCGAGCTTCGAGTGGGGTCTCCCCTGCTCAAGCTGGGGGAAGGTCCACGGGACACACGTGCTGACGGTGCCGTACGCGTGGTCGCAGCCGTCGTAACCGTCCGCGAGCAGGACCCCCCGGGGTGCCTTCGGGCGGCCGTCCTCGCCGGGGGCCGCCTGCCGCGGAGGCTTCGGCGCGGCGTTGAGCTCGTCCGCGTAACTCTGCACGCGGGCCGCCGCGACCTGCCCCTGCGGGCCGATGCGCACCCACGTCGAGACGGATGGGACGCCCTTCGCGTCGACCACCGACAGCATGTACCAGCCGGGTGGCGCCAGGTTGGGGTTGCTGGTGAGGGAGAGGTCGACGGTGTTGCCGTCGACGGTCATCGGCAGGTCGACGTACCGCTGGTTGGGGTCGGAGGAGTGGGTGACGGCGGCCGGGCGGATCAGACTGGCCTTCACCACCGGGGTGTCGACGGTGATCCGCTGGCTGGAGCCGTACGACCAGGACGGTGAGGCCACCGACGTGATCCTCGGGCGCGTGCCCCTGAAGAAGTACGGCGGCTTGTAGATCGACACGCGCTGGTCGAAGGAGCCGTCTCCGGGGTTGTCGCCGATGCTCAGCACCCGGCCGTCGGGGAGCAGGGTCGACGACGAGTGGTAGGTGCGCGGGACGGGGTCGGCGGCCAGTGGTCGGCCGAAGGTGTTGGTCGCCGGGTCGTACATCGAGGCCGAGAAGACGGGGTCCTCGCGGTAGGTGTGCAGGGCGCCGCCGGTCTCCAGGACCTTGCCGTCGGGCAGGATCACGGTCGACAAATAGACCTTGCCCTCCTCGCCCTTCTGCTTGCTGCCGTCCTTGTAGTAGCCCTGCGGGAGGTCGGGCCCCGGCCGGTACGCGGGGGCGGCCGCCTTGAGGTCGATGAGGTCGACGAGGCGGTGTGCGTCGGGGGCCACGGTGTGGTTGCCGCCGCCCGCGGTGAGCACCTTCTGGTCCTGGGCGGGCGGCAGCAGGAGGGAGGCGGACTGGTCGCGTTCGTCCTTCTTCCGCAGGCCGGGGACGTCGGTGACGGTGTTCTTGTCGTAGTCGTAGAGGGACGCTCCGGTGCCGGGCAGGCCGGGGCCGAAGGTGTGGCTGCCGCTGTAGAAGAGGCGGCCGTCCTGGAGCAGGATCATCGCCGGGTACAGGCCCCAGAACGCCCACGACTGCTTGGCCTGGCCCATCGGCAGCCACTTGTTCTGGGCGAAGGAGAAGTGCTCGTTGACGACGGTGCCGGAGGAGTCCTCGCCGAGTCCGCCGAGGGCGAGCACGTCGCCGTTGCCCAGCGCGGTGGCCGACGGGTACCAGTGCCCGGCCAGCAGGTCGTTGGTCCTGACGTACGTGTTCGTGGCCGGGTCGAAGACGTAACTGGTCTTCAGCCCCTTGTAGCCCACCGTGCCATCGGCCGACGCGTAGTCCTTGTTGCCGCCGACCACCAGCACGCGCCCGTCCGGGAGTTGGACGTGCCCCGCGCAGAAGAAGTCCTCGGGGGTCGGGACGTCGGTGTAGGTGCCCGCGACGGGGTCGAAGACGGAGGTCTTGAAGGTGCCCGCCCTGAAGGCGTCCCGGTCGTTGCCGGAACCGGCGATCAGCAGCACCTTCCCGGTGTGCAGGAGCACGGAGTGGATGGCGCGCACCGGGGACGGCGCGCTCTGCACGGTCCACTGGCCCGTGCACTCGGGTCCCGTGCCGCCCGCCTCGCAGGGGTCGTCCGGCGGTTCCGGCACGGTGGCGTCGGCCATCGCGTAGTCGTCGGTGGTGAGCGAGCCGACGCCGTAGAGGGCCGCGCCCCAGGTGATCTGGTCGGTGTTCGGCGGGATCTGCGGCGTACGGACTTCCTCACGGGTGTACGTCGCGGCCTTCGGCAGCGTCTTGAGGTCGGTCCAGAACACCCAGCCCGCGGTCCTGTCGTGGCGGAAGAGGGTGAGGGCGACGTCCGGCGAGGTCGACCTGTACCAGAGGGACAGGTCGTACTGGTGGCCCTCGACGACCCCCGGCGCGCAGGCGTTCTCCAGCATCATCGTCTTGCGGTCGCCGTCGGTGCGGCGGGCGAGGTCGATGCGGACGGCGCGGCTGCCGCTGTGGGCGTCGGCGGTGACGGCGTACGTGAAGGCGTTGTCGCCCCAGCCGGACTTCTCGAAGCACTGCGGGAACTGTGTGGCCGCTTCGAGCGTTTCCAGACCAGGATTGGTGATCAGATTCGCCGCCGCCTTGGCCGGGGTCGCGGAGAGCGGGGCCAGTCCGACGCCCGCGGCGAGCAGGGCAAGCACCATGAAAAATAAACGAGTTGATGGGTAAGTGACTCTTGTGGCTCTTATGGTTCTTGTGGTTCTTCCGGTGGGTCTCTTCCGTCTCATCGTTCCCCCTCTGACTACTTCCTGACCTTCAGTACGTCGATCCGGCCGTCGCCCTCCCCGAACGAGGCGACCGGGTCGCTGTGCGCGAAGAGGTCGCGCAGCGTCGGCAGGTTCTGCCGTTCGCCGCGCAGTGCGGGTGTGGACACGACGTAGTCGATGTCCCGCCATCCGCGCGGGATCCTGGCGGTGACGGCCGGGTCCTGGTCGAGCTTGTAGTGCCAGATGGCCCCGGTGCCGGGCCGGTACCCGGCGTCGACGGCGTCCAGCCAGAGCACGCCGTCGGTGACGACGCGCAGGCGGGCGCGGTCGCCGACGGGGGTCTTCCGCAGCCAGTCGGAGGCCGCGTAGTAGACGCCGTTGTCGTCGCCGAGGACGGTGGCGCGGTCCTTGGCGTACCAGTGCGGGGCGATCGCGACGGCGACCGCCGCGAGCAGGGCGGCCCCCGCCAGGGGTCGCACGAGCCGCAGGCGCGCGGCGCTCCGGTGGCGGGCCGGGAGCCGGGTGACCAGGGCGTGCCCCAGCCCGGTCGCGGCGAGCGCGAGGAAGGGCAGCAGCTGGGCGACGTACATCTGCGGCAGATATCCGCCGGGCCGCAGGCCGACCGCGACCAGGACGACGACGGCGAGGGCGACCGGCCGCAGTCTGCGCACGGCGAGCGCGAGGACGGCCGCCACGCCCCCTCCCACCAGCAGATACGGATCCCGGGCGAACCAGTCGAGGACGAGGCGATGGGCGTCGGTGCCGTCCGTGAAGACCGACCCGCTCCCCTCACGCCCGCCCAGCTGGAACTTCAGGGTGCCGAGCAGTGACACGTGCCCCGCACCGGGCAGCAGCTCGCCCTTGAGGAAGGCGTACAGCGGATAGAAGAGCCCGGTGAGGACGAGGCCCGAGCCGAACCCCGCGAAGGAGAAGGTGCGGGTACGCCGGTGACTGCCCTGCCACAGGGCCACCAGCAGCACCGGCAGCAGCACGGCGATGGTCTCCTTGGAGAGCACGGCGAGGGCGAAGGCGCTGCCCGAGGCGACGTGGTGCCAGAGGTGGCGGCGGGGCGAGAGCGCGAGGGCGAAGGCGGCGAGCGCCCAGACCACGGCGAAGTTGTCGAGGTAGATCTGCCGGTGCAGGGTCACCGCGAGCGGCGAGAGCCCGTACAGCAGGAGGGCGACGGCGGCGGCCGGACGGTTCAGGCCGATGCGGCGGCCGACGACGAAGACGAGGACGGCCCCGGCGGCGACCACGGGCAGCATCGCGATCCGCCCCTGCACGAAGGTCGGCAGGTCGGGCAGGAGCCAGCCGGGCAGCCAGGAGAGCCCGGCGAGCTGCATCCAGCCGAAGGGCGGGTGGTCGTACCAGTACGTGTAGTGGGCGAGTTCGCCGTTCCGCACGGCCCATGCCTGGGCGAGATAGGTGCCCTCGTCGTCATTGGGGAAGGGGTAATTCCCTATGTTCCAGGCACGGACGGCGACCACGAGAAGCAATAAGGGCGTCACCCAGAGGAAATCACGCTGAAACAGGCGGCGAATGCGGTCGCCTTTCCGCTTTCCAGCCGGACGTTGCGGACCGGCCCCCATTCCTGGAACCACGGGTGTGGACACGACGTGACCAACTCGTGAATCCGCCACACCCCCGCCCGTCCGCTCCGGTTGAGCACCCGGGCGCAGCACGGCATTACTCATGAGGAAACCCCCGCCCCCGCCCGAGTACCCCCCTGGTCCTCGGCGCCCAGGACCGACCCCCCGGCCTGGACATACCGCAGCAGCATGCCACACGCACCCCACACGCATAAGAAGAACGATCCATTCCGCAAGTGGTGAAGACCCGAGGCGGACCTATCGGGCATTGCACTGCTTTGCACCGTCATTGCCGAGGAATTAAGCGACCTGCTACTTTCCCCGACGGGGAAGGACCGAGGGGATCGGTCCGACGGGGGGAAGAGGGGGAAAATTCGTGGTTTCCGCTGTCCTTTTAGTGGATTCGCTCGTTCTGATGGCGACCGCGGCGGTCACGCTCTGGTGGATGGTGCATGCCTGGCGGACACCGGAAACGCTCGAATCGACGGCATTCGCGGAGCCGGACGGACAACACGGAGTGACGTTCTCGCTCCTGGTGCCCGCCCGGCACGAGGAGGCCGTGCTGCGGCACACCGTCGAGCAACTGCTGAAGATCGACCACCCGGGCTTCGAGATCGTCCTGATCGTCGGCCACGACGACCCGGGCACGTCGGCCATCGCCCATGAACTGGCCGCGGAACACCCGCACATGATCCAGACGATCGTCGACACCCACGCGGTGAAGAACAAGCCGCGCGCCCTCAACACCGCGCTCCCGTACGCACGCGGCGAGGTGATCGGGGTCTTCGACGCGGAGGACATCGTCCACCCGGAGCTGCTGACGCACGTCGACTTCGCGTTCCGCCGCGACGAGGCGGACGTCGTCCAGGGCGGCGTACAGCTCGTCAACTTCGACAGCAGCTGGTACAGCCTGCGCAACTGCCTCGAATACTTCTTCTGGTTCCGCAGCCGTCTGCACCTGCACGCCCGCAAGGGCTTCATCCCGCTCGGCGGCAACACGGTCTTCGTGCGCGCCGCCCTGCTCCGCGAGACGGGCGGCTGGGACGGCGACTGCCTCGCCGAGGACTGCGACCTGGGCGTACGTCTGTCCAGCAGGGGCGCGAAGGTGGTCGTGGCGTACCACGCGGCACTGGTCACCCGGGAGGAGACGCCGGACTCCCTCTTCGCCCTGTACAAGCAGCGCACCCGCTGGAACCAGGGCTTCCTCCAGGTCCTGCGCAAGGGCGAGTGGCGCCGCCTGCCCGGCTGGAAGCAGCGCGTCCTGGCCCGCTACACGCTCTCCACCCCCTTCCTCCAGGCGGCCACGGGCATCATGATCCCGCTCGGTCTGCTGCTGGCGTGGGTGGGCGGCGTCCCCCTCCCCGTCGCTCTGGTCGCCTGGCTGCCGATGGTCCCGATGGCCGCGATGATGGTCTTCGAGGCGGTCGCCCTGCACGACTTCGGGCGGGAGTACGGGTTCCGGATCGGCTTCTGGAGTTACGTGAAGCTGCTGATCGGCGGGCCGTTGTACGCGGTGGTGCTCGCGGCGGCGGCGCTGCGCGCGGTGTGGCGGGAGTACACGGGGCGCAGGGACTGGGAGCTGACGTCACACGTCGGAGCCCATCTCGGCACGCCCCCAGAGGCGCGGGGCCGTGTCGATGCGGGGCTCCGCCGAGGCGGGCCGGGGGCCCGGGTGCGGAGCCCCCGGCAGTAAAAGACCCCGCCCGGCGGGACCCGGGGTCTACCTGGCTCCGACCTGCTCCCCGAGCACCGCCGCGTCCCCCGTCGGCACCGCACACACGAAGCGGCGGCAGACGTACGCCCCCGCCCCCGGCCGGTCCGCCAGCAGCGGGAACTCCTCACTGTCCGGCGCGCCGAACGCCACCACCAGACCGGGCGCCGTCCCCAGCAGCGCCGTCCGGTGCAGGGCCCGCGCGGCAGGGTCGGAGGGAGCGCCCACCACCGCCACCTCCCTGGGCCCGTCCAGCGCGGCCTCCGCCACCGCCAGCCCCCACCCGATGAACCTCGGAGCCCGCGAGCCGAGCGCCTTCACCACACCCAGCGCCCCCTCCGCCGCCTCCCTGTGCGCCGAGGAGCCCGTGTGCGCCGCGTACGACAGCAACGCACCCGCCGCCGCCGTCCACCCCGACGGCGTCGCGTTGTCCGTCGGGTCCTGCGGCCTGCGGATCAGCTTCTCCGCGTCGTCCGCCGTGTCGTACAGCGAGCCCCCCTCCCCCACGAACCGCATCAGTACGTGGTCGAGCAGGAACCCGGCGAACTCCAGCCACGCCCCCTCCCCCGTCACCGAGGCCAGCGCGAGGAAGCCCTCCGCGACGTTCGCGTAGTCCTCCAACACCCCCGCGTTCGGGCCGACTCGACCGTCCTTCGAGGTACGGGCCAGCCGCGCCGCGTCGTCCAGGTGGACCCGCACCAGAAGGTCGGCGGCCTCCGTCGCCCGCTCCACGAGGTCGGGCCGGTCGAA
This is a stretch of genomic DNA from Streptomyces sp. NBC_00237. It encodes these proteins:
- a CDS encoding galactose oxidase-like domain-containing protein, which gives rise to MVLALLAAGVGLAPLSATPAKAAANLITNPGLETLEAATQFPQCFEKSGWGDNAFTYAVTADAHSGSRAVRIDLARRTDGDRKTMMLENACAPGVVEGHQYDLSLWYRSTSPDVALTLFRHDRTAGWVFWTDLKTLPKAATYTREEVRTPQIPPNTDQITWGAALYGVGSLTTDDYAMADATVPEPPDDPCEAGGTGPECTGQWTVQSAPSPVRAIHSVLLHTGKVLLIAGSGNDRDAFRAGTFKTSVFDPVAGTYTDVPTPEDFFCAGHVQLPDGRVLVVGGNKDYASADGTVGYKGLKTSYVFDPATNTYVRTNDLLAGHWYPSATALGNGDVLALGGLGEDSSGTVVNEHFSFAQNKWLPMGQAKQSWAFWGLYPAMILLQDGRLFYSGSHTFGPGLPGTGASLYDYDKNTVTDVPGLRKKDERDQSASLLLPPAQDQKVLTAGGGNHTVAPDAHRLVDLIDLKAAAPAYRPGPDLPQGYYKDGSKQKGEEGKVYLSTVILPDGKVLETGGALHTYREDPVFSASMYDPATNTFGRPLAADPVPRTYHSSSTLLPDGRVLSIGDNPGDGSFDQRVSIYKPPYFFRGTRPRITSVASPSWSYGSSQRITVDTPVVKASLIRPAAVTHSSDPNQRYVDLPMTVDGNTVDLSLTSNPNLAPPGWYMLSVVDAKGVPSVSTWVRIGPQGQVAAARVQSYADELNAAPKPPRQAAPGEDGRPKAPRGVLLADGYDGCDHAYGTVSTCVPWTFPQLEQGRPHSKLAPPVADRCEWLKSKGYGPLEARRDRHGLDRDGDGVACGKGDFRGWVPGTKPVLSKPRAAQPPARKPHH
- a CDS encoding glycosyltransferase family 39 protein, with amino-acid sequence MTPLLLLVVAVRAWNIGNYPFPNDDEGTYLAQAWAVRNGELAHYTYWYDHPPFGWMQLAGLSWLPGWLLPDLPTFVQGRIAMLPVVAAGAVLVFVVGRRIGLNRPAAAVALLLYGLSPLAVTLHRQIYLDNFAVVWALAAFALALSPRRHLWHHVASGSAFALAVLSKETIAVLLPVLLVALWQGSHRRTRTFSFAGFGSGLVLTGLFYPLYAFLKGELLPGAGHVSLLGTLKFQLGGREGSGSVFTDGTDAHRLVLDWFARDPYLLVGGGVAAVLALAVRRLRPVALAVVVLVAVGLRPGGYLPQMYVAQLLPFLALAATGLGHALVTRLPARHRSAARLRLVRPLAGAALLAAVAVAIAPHWYAKDRATVLGDDNGVYYAASDWLRKTPVGDRARLRVVTDGVLWLDAVDAGYRPGTGAIWHYKLDQDPAVTARIPRGWRDIDYVVSTPALRGERQNLPTLRDLFAHSDPVASFGEGDGRIDVLKVRK
- a CDS encoding glycosyltransferase; this encodes MATAAVTLWWMVHAWRTPETLESTAFAEPDGQHGVTFSLLVPARHEEAVLRHTVEQLLKIDHPGFEIVLIVGHDDPGTSAIAHELAAEHPHMIQTIVDTHAVKNKPRALNTALPYARGEVIGVFDAEDIVHPELLTHVDFAFRRDEADVVQGGVQLVNFDSSWYSLRNCLEYFFWFRSRLHLHARKGFIPLGGNTVFVRAALLRETGGWDGDCLAEDCDLGVRLSSRGAKVVVAYHAALVTREETPDSLFALYKQRTRWNQGFLQVLRKGEWRRLPGWKQRVLARYTLSTPFLQAATGIMIPLGLLLAWVGGVPLPVALVAWLPMVPMAAMMVFEAVALHDFGREYGFRIGFWSYVKLLIGGPLYAVVLAAAALRAVWREYTGRRDWELTSHVGAHLGTPPEARGRVDAGLRRGGPGARVRSPRQ